One segment of Salvia splendens isolate huo1 chromosome 20, SspV2, whole genome shotgun sequence DNA contains the following:
- the LOC121781615 gene encoding uncharacterized protein LOC121781615, with amino-acid sequence MIKSVGNQSELFRGAIIQKKLPAKLKDPGSFNISCIIGNDRQTKALCDLGASINLMPLSFFRKMKISTLKPTTITLQMADRTVTYPKGIVEDVLVMVHDFIFPVDFVVLDMEEDVNVPLILGRPFLATGKALIDVAKGRAHSSYGQQTSHPIYLQCYEES; translated from the coding sequence ATGATCAAATCAGTGGGCAACCAAAGTGAACTTTTTCGTGGTGCCATAATTCAGAAAAAGCTACCGGCCAAGCTTAAAGATCCTGGGAGTTTCAACATCTCATGCATCATTGGAAATGACAGACAGACAAAGGCACTTTGTGATCTGGGGGCGAGTATAAATTTGATGCCATTATCATTTTTCAGAAAGATGAAGATCAGCACTCTCAAGCCGACAACAATCACGCTACAGATGGCAGATAGAACCGTCACCTATCCCAAAGGAATTGTTGAGGACGTTCTTGTGATGGTACACGACTTCATATTCCCCGTCGATTTTGTAGTGTTGGATATGGAAGAAGACGTAAATGTACCGCTTATCCTGGGGCGCCCATTTCTTGCAACGGGAAAAGCATTGATAGATGTAGCAAAAGGGAGAGCTCACTCTTCATATGGGCAACAAACGTCACATCCTATCTATCTACAATGCTATGAAGAGTCGTGA